A genomic window from Triticum urartu cultivar G1812 chromosome 7, Tu2.1, whole genome shotgun sequence includes:
- the LOC125518441 gene encoding uncharacterized protein LOC125518441 — MDVSLCHFSLVEFRVNGWYGFEEKYHARKLFLQENDRKLFTDRELFFFLTSPEPWPCPVLWSGPPSKYKSYSMVRDALPTSQQKKTMAKLLEAHGTAVDLRTYLSDTKLAAAFSPNLASSPPGLVLDSTGAKGIDSSSAAAYRVISSLRTQDAVDALCRKHGLPTAYTARPAGDGAAFTPPPERAVSLYAHALEAGVRFPLHSFFSQALTHFRLAPGQLTPSGWRVLVGFVVLCHDAGVQPSRDVFCYFFSLCPYTSGRYGFRAKHDGCALFKGWYFSGSEETWKDRFFFLTSPEPWSCPVFWGERPSKYKRSWIARDEAPALTTQQKKTVAKLLDAHGTAVDLQTCSGFLFQRRLTTARRQR; from the exons ATGGACGTATCCCTCTGCCATTTCTCGCTGGTCGAATTCAGGGTCAATGGCTGGTACGGCTTCGAAGAAAAGTACCACGCCCGCAAGCTCTTTTTACAGGAAAACGACCGCAAGCTCTTCACTGACCgcgagctcttcttcttcctgaCTTCGCCCGAGCCATGGCCATGCCCTGTGCTTTGGAGCGGGCCACCGTCGAAGTACAAGTCCTACAGCATGGTCCGTGATGCATTGCCCACAAGCCAGCAAAAGAAAACGATGGCAAAGCTACTGGAAGCACACGGCACTGCGGTTGATCTCCGGACTTACCTCTCTGATACAAAACTCGCAGCGGCTTTCTCTCCCAACCTCGCCTCATCACCTCCCGGGCTTGTCCTTGATTCTACTGGCGCCAAAG GTATAGATTCCTCATCCGCCGCCGCCTATCGGGTGATCTCGTCTCTCCGTACCCAGGACGCGGTCGACGCCCTGTGCAGGAAGCACGGCCTGCCGACGGCCTACACCGCGCGCCCCGCTGGCGACGGGGCTGCCTTCACTCCGCCTCCTGAGCGGGCCGTGTCCCTGTACGCGCACGCGCTGGAGGCCGGGGTGCGCTTCCCACTGCACAGCTTCTTCTCCCAGGCGCTCACCCACTTTCGCCTCGCGCCGGGCCAGCTCACGCCTAGCGGGTGGCGCGTCCTTGTGGGATTCGTGGTGCTCTGCCACGACGCCGGCGTGCAGCCATCGAGGGACGTATTCTGCTACTTTTTCTCGCTGTGCCCATACACGTCCGGTCGGTACGGCTTCCGGGCAAAGCACGACGGCTGTGCGCTCTTCAAAGGGTGGTATTTTTCGGGATCCGAAGAGACGTGGAAGGACAGGTTCTTCTTCCTGACATCGCCGGAGCCATGGTCGTGTCCCGTGTTTTGGGGCGAGCGGCCGTCGAAGTACAAGCGCTCCTGGATAGCCCGTGATGAAGCTCCAGCGCTCACAACCCAGCAAAAGAAAACGGTGGCAAAGCTACTGGACGCACACGGCACAGCGGTTGATCTCCAGACTTGCAGCGGTTTTCTCTTCCAACGTCGCCTCACCACCGCCCGGCGCCAAAGGTAA